Proteins encoded within one genomic window of Candidatus Woesearchaeota archaeon:
- the rbcL gene encoding type III ribulose-bisphosphate carboxylase has protein sequence MSGYYDLSYVPKKNEIICEFYIEPNHTSFENACEQVAAESSIGTWTDISTMRREIAEQLSPHVFYSDKKAGIARISYPDELFEPGNMPQILSSIAGNIFGMKVVKNLRLLDIHFPQEIIKSFRGPKYGINEIRKSMNIEDRPMLGTIIKPKVGLDSAMHAQVAYNAWVGGCDVVKDDENLTNQSFNPFAKRIVETLRKRNAAEKYTGERKIYLANVTAETREMIKRAKFVKRHGGEFVMIDVLTAGFSAVQTLREMDLGVAIHAHRAMHAAITRNPRHGIAMLPLAKIYRLIGVDSLHIGTAVGKMEGRGAEVSDIEEEIEGKSILERKTVLSQEWGGIKPVLAVCSGGLYPGVIPELMRIMGKDILIQAGGGIHGHPDGTTAGAKAMRQAIFASQLNYPLKKYAKENPELRKAIDKWGVGKRLKGE, from the coding sequence ATGTCCGGATATTACGACTTATCTTATGTGCCAAAAAAGAATGAGATAATATGCGAATTCTACATAGAGCCGAACCACACATCATTTGAAAATGCATGCGAGCAGGTTGCAGCAGAATCCTCAATAGGAACCTGGACAGACATCTCAACAATGAGGAGGGAGATAGCTGAACAGCTTTCACCCCACGTTTTCTATTCAGACAAGAAAGCAGGCATTGCAAGAATATCCTACCCGGATGAGCTTTTTGAGCCGGGAAACATGCCCCAGATTCTAAGCAGCATTGCCGGAAACATATTCGGAATGAAAGTCGTGAAGAATTTAAGGCTCCTTGACATACACTTCCCCCAGGAGATAATCAAATCATTCAGGGGCCCTAAATACGGCATAAATGAGATAAGGAAGTCAATGAACATAGAAGACCGCCCGATGCTCGGGACAATAATAAAACCGAAAGTCGGGCTTGACTCAGCAATGCACGCCCAGGTTGCATACAATGCATGGGTAGGCGGGTGCGATGTTGTCAAGGATGACGAGAATCTCACAAACCAGTCCTTCAACCCTTTTGCAAAGAGGATTGTTGAGACATTGAGAAAGAGAAATGCCGCAGAGAAATACACCGGCGAGAGGAAAATCTACCTTGCAAATGTCACAGCAGAAACAAGAGAGATGATAAAGAGGGCTAAGTTTGTCAAAAGGCACGGCGGAGAATTTGTAATGATTGATGTTCTGACAGCAGGATTCTCAGCAGTCCAGACTTTAAGGGAGATGGACTTGGGAGTTGCAATACACGCGCACCGCGCAATGCACGCTGCAATAACAAGAAATCCCAGGCACGGAATTGCAATGCTTCCCCTTGCAAAGATTTACCGGCTTATTGGAGTGGACTCGCTTCATATAGGAACAGCTGTCGGGAAAATGGAAGGGAGAGGCGCTGAGGTTTCTGACATAGAAGAGGAGATAGAGGGAAAAAGCATTCTGGAAAGGAAGACAGTGCTTTCCCAGGAATGGGGTGGAATAAAGCCTGTTCTTGCAGTGTGCTCAGGAGGGCTTTACCCGGGAGTTATTCCTGAACTGATGAGAATAATGGGAAAAGACATCCTGATTCAGGCAGGAGGGGGAATTCACGGGCATCCTGACGGAACAACAGCAGGCGCAAAGGCGATGAGGCAGGCGATATTTGCAAGCCAGCTCAACTATCCCCTCAAGAAATACGCAAAAGAAAACCCTGAACTCAGAAAAGCAATTGACAAATGGGGGGTTGGGAAGAGGCTGAAGGGGGAATAG